Genomic DNA from Streptomyces sp. AM 2-1-1:
TCGCCGAGCGGACCCCGGCCTCCCTGGTCGTCTTCGACGTCCTGGCCCTGGACGACCGCTCGCTGCTAGGCACCCCGCAGGCGGAGCGGCGGACGGCTCTGGAGGCGGCGCTCGCCGGGGCGGCTCCCCCCGTCCATCTCGCGCCGGCCACCACCGACCGGGAGACCGCGCAGCGGTGGTTCGACCAGTACGAGGGCGCGGGGCTCGACGGGATCGTCGCCAAGCCGCTCGCTCTGCCCTACCGGCCCGACACCCGCACCATGTTCAAGATCAAGCACGAACGGACCGCCGACTGCGTGGTCGCGGGATACCGCGAGCACAAGAGCGGCCCGGTCGTCGGTTCGCTGCTGCTGGGGCTCTACGACGACGAGGGGGCGCTCCAGCACGTGGGGGTCTGCGCATCCTTCCCGATGAAGCGGCGGGCCGAGCTCGTCACCGAGCTGGAACCGCTGCGGACCGCCTCCTCGGACCACCCGTGGGGCGCGTGGACCGATGCCGGGGCGCACGGGAACGCCCGGATGCCCGGGGCGCCCAGCCGCTGGTCGGGGAAGAAGGACATGTCGTGGGTGCCACTGCGCCCGGAGCGGGTCTGCGAAGTGGCCTACGACCACATGGAGGGCGACCGGTTCCGCCACACCACGCAGTTCCGCCGGTGGCGCCCCGACCGCGACCCCTCGGGGTGCACCTACGCGCAGTTGGCCGAGGTGGTGCGGTACGACCTCTCCGCGGTGCTGTCGGGCACGGACTGAGACCCGTGCCTCTCGTGCCGTCGAAGGCGAGGGCGGGGTGCCCGGGCGATCAGCCTTCCTCGGTCCGGGGCCCGTGCCAGTCCAGGCAGAGGACGGTGGCGTCGTCCTCGGGAGGACGGCCGCCGTACACCTCGGCGACCGCCTCGACCATGGCGCGCACGACCTCGCGCGGGTGCTCGTCCGCGGTCGCACGCATCAGGCCGGGCAGGTCGACGGTCGCCGCCCTGCGCTCCTGCATGCCGTCCGTGTGGAAGACGAGACGG
This window encodes:
- a CDS encoding ATP-dependent DNA ligase; this translates as MDLPVMPPVKPMLAKSVPAIPPGMQYEAKWDGFRALVYRDGDEVEIGSRTGKPLTRYFPELLPAVRASLPPRCVIDGEIVLAHDGRLDFDRLSERIHPAESRVRLLAERTPASLVVFDVLALDDRSLLGTPQAERRTALEAALAGAAPPVHLAPATTDRETAQRWFDQYEGAGLDGIVAKPLALPYRPDTRTMFKIKHERTADCVVAGYREHKSGPVVGSLLLGLYDDEGALQHVGVCASFPMKRRAELVTELEPLRTASSDHPWGAWTDAGAHGNARMPGAPSRWSGKKDMSWVPLRPERVCEVAYDHMEGDRFRHTTQFRRWRPDRDPSGCTYAQLAEVVRYDLSAVLSGTD